A DNA window from Moorella thermoacetica contains the following coding sequences:
- a CDS encoding formate/nitrite transporter family protein, giving the protein MAFKLPKEVAMDIVQAGVKKAALPVNKTLVLGFLAGAYIALGGLLAVRVSGAVPNEVWGSLQKLIFAGVFPVGLMMVIIAGAELATGNFMTQPLALLERKIGVNGVFKNWVLAYLGNFIGSIFVAFFLAYMTGLTLEPVKTGDVVAKMPWAAFIVNLANAKTALNWWEAFWRGVGCNWLVALAVWMAFSANDIAGKIYAMWWPIMAFVAVGFEHSVANMFFIPLGIFVGNNPAYVAFTHTAQGIATQAPVLKATWETFFVNNLIPVTLGNIVGAGLFVGTVYWYVYLKAEKERSVRFSKAA; this is encoded by the coding sequence ATGGCCTTCAAACTACCAAAAGAAGTAGCTATGGATATAGTTCAAGCAGGAGTAAAGAAAGCCGCTTTGCCTGTTAACAAAACCCTGGTCCTTGGCTTTCTGGCAGGAGCCTATATTGCCCTGGGAGGATTACTTGCCGTTCGCGTAAGCGGTGCAGTCCCTAATGAAGTGTGGGGCAGCCTGCAAAAACTTATTTTTGCCGGCGTTTTCCCGGTTGGCCTGATGATGGTCATTATCGCTGGGGCAGAGCTCGCTACCGGTAACTTCATGACTCAACCTTTAGCCTTGCTGGAAAGGAAAATTGGAGTTAATGGTGTTTTCAAGAACTGGGTTCTTGCCTACCTGGGTAATTTCATCGGGTCTATTTTTGTTGCCTTTTTCCTTGCGTACATGACGGGGTTGACTCTGGAACCTGTTAAGACCGGAGATGTAGTGGCCAAAATGCCCTGGGCGGCATTTATAGTTAATCTTGCTAATGCCAAAACCGCATTGAACTGGTGGGAAGCTTTCTGGCGAGGAGTTGGCTGCAATTGGTTGGTTGCCCTGGCCGTTTGGATGGCCTTCAGCGCCAACGACATTGCTGGCAAGATTTATGCCATGTGGTGGCCGATTATGGCCTTCGTGGCTGTGGGCTTTGAGCACTCGGTGGCCAACATGTTTTTCATACCTCTCGGTATTTTTGTCGGTAACAATCCCGCCTATGTAGCCTTTACGCATACTGCGCAAGGTATCGCCACCCAGGCTCCCGTCTTAAAGGCGACGTGGGAAACATTCTTTGTGAACAACCTCATCCCGGTAACTCTGGGTAATATCGTTGGCGCGGGTTTATTTGTTGGAACGGTATACTGGTATGTTTATTTAAAAGCAGAAAAAGAACGTTCTGTGAGGTTTTCCAAAGCCGCTTAA
- the fdhF gene encoding formate dehydrogenase subunit alpha: MKKVEPEQVLTVCPYCGTGCGLNLTVQDGKITGVAPDRLHPVSEGELCVKGYYGYQYVQDSRRLTAPLIKKDGGFVAVSWDEALEYVVSRLKKIKEESGPDAFALFTSARATNEDNYAAQKFTRAVMGTNNIDHCARLUHAPTVAGLAMTLGSGAMTNSIAEISTYSDVIFIIGSNTAECHPLVARHVLKAKERGAKLIVADPRLTEMANKADIWLRVPVGYNIPLINGMLHLIIKEGLVKKDFIQKHAEGLDELVRAVEQYTPAYVEELTGIPQRDLIEAARLYGRAQAAMILYCMGVTQFSHGTGNVVSLSNLAVVTGNLGRPGTGVCPLRGQNNVQGACDMGGLPDVLPGYLNVTREEWRRRFEKEWKVKLPSKPGIRIPEVPEAILEGKIRALYIFGENPIMSDPDSDHLRHALEHLDLLVVQDIFLTETARLADVVLPAASWAEKDGTFTNTERRVQRVRKAVDLPGEARPDWQIFGMLAQKMGYMGLNYSNSQEIWDEVRRLVPEKFGGISYARLESVRGITWPCPQEEHPGTPILYEGGKFLTPSGKARLYPVIFYAKASNGASKEKAKAGNQVIVGTIAELPDEEYPFILTNGRRVYHYHTGTMTRKSWLLDQIGPNELVEINPQDARKMGINDGDFVKVSTRRGYVAVRAWVTERVPEGTIFMTFHYWEACCNELTNTANDAICSTPEFKLAAARMDKISPEEARAIYLEKKAKYLVDLEKANVPKTVIGEGGRVDA; encoded by the coding sequence ATGAAAAAAGTGGAGCCAGAACAGGTATTGACAGTATGTCCATACTGCGGCACTGGCTGCGGCCTGAACCTTACCGTTCAGGATGGCAAAATTACCGGCGTCGCTCCGGACCGTCTCCATCCAGTGAGTGAAGGTGAGCTCTGTGTAAAGGGCTATTATGGTTACCAGTACGTTCAGGATTCCCGGCGCCTGACTGCTCCTTTAATAAAGAAAGACGGCGGATTTGTTGCGGTTTCCTGGGATGAAGCGCTGGAGTATGTTGTCAGCCGCCTTAAAAAGATTAAAGAAGAGTCCGGTCCGGATGCTTTTGCCCTGTTTACTTCGGCGCGAGCCACCAATGAGGACAATTATGCCGCCCAGAAGTTTACCAGGGCGGTAATGGGTACCAATAATATCGATCATTGTGCCCGCCTCTGACACGCGCCTACTGTCGCCGGTCTGGCGATGACACTGGGCAGCGGGGCAATGACCAACTCTATCGCCGAAATAAGCACTTACTCGGATGTTATTTTTATCATAGGTTCCAATACTGCTGAATGCCATCCCCTGGTGGCCAGGCATGTCCTAAAAGCCAAGGAGCGTGGGGCAAAGCTCATTGTAGCCGATCCGCGTCTGACAGAAATGGCCAACAAAGCCGATATTTGGCTCAGGGTACCTGTCGGTTATAATATTCCCCTTATCAACGGCATGCTCCATCTCATTATAAAAGAGGGGCTGGTTAAAAAGGACTTTATCCAGAAACACGCCGAGGGCCTCGACGAACTGGTGCGGGCAGTGGAACAGTACACCCCGGCTTATGTGGAGGAGCTTACCGGAATTCCTCAAAGGGACCTGATTGAGGCGGCGCGCCTTTACGGTCGCGCCCAGGCAGCAATGATTTTGTACTGCATGGGCGTTACGCAGTTTAGCCACGGTACGGGTAACGTAGTCTCCCTTTCTAACCTGGCCGTAGTCACAGGCAATCTGGGACGTCCCGGCACCGGCGTGTGCCCCCTCAGGGGTCAGAATAACGTCCAGGGCGCCTGTGATATGGGCGGATTACCAGATGTTCTCCCCGGTTACCTTAACGTCACCCGGGAAGAGTGGCGGCGCCGCTTTGAAAAAGAGTGGAAGGTGAAGTTGCCCTCCAAGCCGGGTATCCGGATCCCGGAAGTCCCGGAGGCCATATTAGAGGGAAAGATCCGGGCCCTGTATATCTTTGGTGAGAATCCTATAATGAGCGATCCCGATAGTGACCACCTGCGTCATGCCCTGGAGCATCTCGACCTCCTGGTCGTACAGGATATTTTCCTCACAGAGACCGCCCGCCTGGCGGATGTGGTACTGCCGGCTGCTTCCTGGGCGGAAAAGGACGGCACTTTCACCAATACCGAGCGCAGGGTGCAGCGGGTACGTAAAGCGGTGGACCTACCCGGCGAGGCACGACCGGACTGGCAAATCTTTGGAATGTTAGCTCAGAAAATGGGGTATATGGGATTAAATTACAGTAATTCCCAGGAAATCTGGGATGAGGTAAGACGCCTGGTGCCGGAGAAGTTCGGCGGCATAAGCTACGCCCGTCTGGAGAGTGTCCGGGGCATTACCTGGCCCTGCCCGCAGGAGGAACATCCAGGAACGCCCATCCTTTACGAGGGAGGTAAATTCCTCACACCGTCCGGTAAAGCACGGCTTTATCCAGTAATATTCTATGCGAAAGCCTCCAATGGCGCGTCGAAGGAGAAGGCAAAAGCTGGCAATCAGGTCATTGTTGGCACTATTGCCGAGTTGCCTGACGAGGAATATCCTTTTATCCTGACCAACGGCAGGCGAGTATATCATTATCATACGGGTACTATGACCCGTAAATCATGGCTCCTTGACCAAATTGGACCTAACGAATTGGTGGAGATCAATCCCCAGGATGCCAGGAAAATGGGCATCAACGACGGCGACTTTGTCAAGGTATCCACCAGGCGAGGCTATGTGGCAGTACGGGCATGGGTGACCGAGCGGGTACCCGAGGGGACTATTTTTATGACCTTCCATTACTGGGAAGCCTGCTGTAATGAATTGACCAATACAGCCAATGATGCTATTTGCTCTACGCCCGAGTTTAAGTTGGCGGCTGCCAGGATGGATAAAATATCACCGGAAGAAGCCCGAGCTATTTATCTAGAGAAGAAGGCCAAATACCTCGTTGATCTGGAAAAAGCTAACGTACCAAAAACGGTAATAGGGGAGGGAGGAAGGGTCGATGCCTAA
- a CDS encoding thiamine-binding protein, with protein MIACQLSLYPLGTPAYTPVIKEAMAVLEQCGVEIEVNAMGTIIRGEEEAVWRAARQLFQVAAGRGEAVLVMTVSNRCGCKVANKKAPARGS; from the coding sequence ATGATTGCCTGTCAATTGTCCCTCTATCCCCTGGGAACCCCGGCCTATACGCCGGTGATCAAGGAAGCCATGGCGGTGCTGGAGCAGTGCGGGGTGGAAATAGAGGTCAACGCCATGGGCACTATTATCCGCGGTGAGGAGGAAGCCGTCTGGCGGGCGGCCAGGCAACTCTTCCAGGTAGCGGCAGGCCGGGGCGAAGCAGTCCTGGTAATGACCGTGTCCAACCGCTGCGGCTGCAAAGTGGCAAACAAAAAAGCCCCAGCAAGGGGCTCCTAA
- a CDS encoding ArsR/SmtB family transcription factor, with the protein MPEANHDLCDTFCPSGGAEGLREKVVEVAGLSEIFKVLGDETRTKILYLLSFRELCVCDIATILDMSLPAISHHLRLLKALRLVKYRRDGKMVYYSLDDEHIVHLIREAQEHFAEYR; encoded by the coding sequence ATGCCGGAAGCGAACCATGATCTATGTGATACCTTTTGTCCCTCCGGAGGGGCGGAGGGGCTGCGGGAGAAGGTGGTGGAGGTCGCCGGGCTGTCGGAAATCTTCAAGGTGCTGGGGGATGAAACCAGGACCAAGATCCTTTACCTGCTCTCCTTCCGGGAATTGTGCGTCTGCGATATAGCCACCATCTTAGACATGAGTTTACCGGCCATTTCTCACCACCTGCGGCTGCTAAAAGCCCTGCGCCTGGTCAAGTACCGCCGGGACGGCAAGATGGTCTATTACTCCCTCGACGACGAGCATATCGTCCACCTGATCCGCGAGGCCCAGGAACACTTTGCCGAGTACAGATAA
- a CDS encoding siroheme decarboxylase subunit alpha, translating into MLVANKPSIIRSIIICGGILLDQLDRRLLNLIQKEFPLVARPYQEIGCRLGLSEDEVIRKIRKLKTEGIIRRLGGVFELRQLGYTSTLCALKVPPGRLEEVAAVVNSFPGVTHNYLREHDYNMWFTLIGPDRRHLENVIRAIKERTGITELLELPAERPFKIRVNFDLEAED; encoded by the coding sequence ATGCTGGTCGCGAATAAACCATCAATAATCCGTAGTATTATCATTTGTGGAGGAATCCTGTTGGACCAACTCGACCGCCGGCTCCTCAACCTCATTCAGAAAGAATTCCCCCTGGTGGCGCGTCCCTACCAGGAGATCGGGTGCCGCCTGGGCCTCAGCGAGGACGAGGTTATCCGGAAGATTAGAAAGCTAAAAACCGAGGGCATTATTCGCCGCCTGGGCGGCGTCTTCGAACTCCGCCAGCTGGGCTATACCAGCACCCTCTGTGCCCTCAAGGTGCCACCCGGCCGCCTGGAAGAAGTGGCAGCGGTGGTCAATTCCTTCCCCGGCGTCACCCACAACTATCTCCGGGAACATGACTATAACATGTGGTTTACCCTGATTGGCCCCGACCGCCGGCACCTGGAAAATGTTATCAGGGCCATTAAAGAACGTACCGGTATAACCGAGCTCCTGGAACTCCCGGCCGAACGCCCCTTTAAGATTCGCGTCAATTTTGACCTGGAGGCTGAGGATTAA
- the ccsB gene encoding c-type cytochrome biogenesis protein CcsB — MVSTWENLFFIPAVILYLLGTVLYFIALTRRRETTGRLAFLVTAAAFALHTMALVARTIAAGRLPSSNMYEFTSLFAWGVALVFLVVERLYAIKALGAFVLPLIFALLGYAAVLPREIRPLVPALQSYWLQIHVLTAILAYGGFGISFGLAIMYLIKERKETAGNFSSRLYQLLPDLKILDELIYGAIAFAFPFMTLVLITGAVWAERAWGSYWSWDPKETWALITWLIYAVYLHARLTYGWKGHRAAWMAVIGFLAVLFTYFGVNLFLSGLHSYV, encoded by the coding sequence ATGGTCAGTACCTGGGAAAACCTTTTTTTCATCCCGGCGGTGATTTTATACCTCCTGGGCACGGTCCTTTATTTTATCGCCCTCACCCGACGCCGGGAAACAACCGGCCGCCTGGCCTTTCTCGTGACGGCTGCCGCCTTTGCCCTGCATACCATGGCCCTGGTCGCCCGGACCATCGCCGCCGGGCGGCTGCCCTCCAGTAATATGTATGAGTTCACTTCCCTCTTTGCCTGGGGTGTAGCCCTGGTCTTTCTGGTTGTCGAAAGGCTCTACGCCATTAAAGCCCTGGGGGCCTTTGTTCTCCCCCTTATCTTCGCTCTCCTGGGTTATGCCGCCGTTCTCCCCCGGGAGATCAGGCCCCTGGTGCCGGCCCTGCAGAGTTACTGGCTGCAGATCCACGTTTTGACAGCCATCCTGGCCTATGGTGGTTTCGGTATCTCCTTCGGGTTGGCTATCATGTATCTTATTAAAGAACGCAAGGAAACGGCCGGGAATTTTTCCAGCCGCCTCTACCAGTTGCTACCTGATCTAAAGATCCTGGATGAGCTGATCTACGGGGCCATAGCCTTCGCCTTTCCCTTTATGACCCTGGTCCTCATTACCGGGGCCGTCTGGGCGGAGCGGGCCTGGGGGAGTTACTGGAGCTGGGACCCAAAGGAGACCTGGGCCCTGATCACCTGGCTCATCTATGCCGTTTACCTCCATGCCCGCTTAACCTATGGCTGGAAGGGACACCGGGCGGCCTGGATGGCGGTTATCGGCTTCCTGGCGGTCCTCTTCACCTACTTTGGCGTCAACCTCTTCCTGTCAGGTTTGCACAGTTACGTTTAG
- a CDS encoding heavy metal translocating P-type ATPase → MRYKLAGLDCAGCAARLEQELRRVKGLEKATINFAARSLDLPPEMLPAAREVIARVEPEVRLIETDGDETREENEKARRNLYRIIIATLLLVPGLIFNERLHRTPYFWAEYAVLLAAYFLVGWPVIRTVLRNLARGQFFDETFLMTVATAGAIAIHQLPEAVGVMLFYAVGEYFQERAVNRSRCSIAALLDIRPQYANLKLNGETKRVRPEEVEVGQAIVIKPGERVPLDGEVVDGVSFVDTSALTGEAVPRKVEKGEPILAGMINGHGLLTVRVTRPFEESSVARILELVENAATRKAPTEQFITAFSRYYTPAVVLGALALAVIPPLVLPEAAFSTWIYRALVLLVISCPCALVVSIPLGYFGGIGSASRRGILVKGASFLDALPALHTVVFDKTGTLTRGVFRVSRVVPYNGFTPEELLYTAAAAELYSNHPIAQSIREAWGSEISPDQVKDYHEIPGHGIRAVVKGRQVLAGNDRLLHREGIVHEVCSVEGTGVHVVIDGTFAGYIVIADEVKPDAGEAVARLKELGVKRIVMLTGDEEAVARRVARDLGIDAYFAELLPEDKVAKVEELEASLPDRRRQKLAFVGDGINDAPVITRADVGVAMGGLGSDAAIEAADVVLMEDAPSRLADAIEIARYTGLIVRQNVVLALSIKAFFLILGVLGVATIWEAVFADVGVALAAIFNASRTLRYRPSTL, encoded by the coding sequence ATGCGTTACAAACTGGCCGGCCTGGACTGCGCCGGCTGTGCCGCCAGGCTGGAACAGGAATTGCGCCGGGTTAAAGGTCTGGAAAAAGCAACCATTAACTTTGCCGCTCGGAGCCTGGACCTACCCCCGGAGATGCTGCCGGCAGCCCGGGAGGTTATTGCTCGGGTGGAACCGGAAGTACGGTTAATTGAAACGGACGGGGATGAGACCAGGGAGGAAAATGAGAAAGCCAGGAGAAACCTCTATCGCATCATAATTGCTACGTTACTCCTGGTGCCGGGACTTATTTTTAATGAACGGCTCCACCGTACCCCCTATTTCTGGGCGGAATATGCCGTCCTTCTGGCAGCCTATTTCCTGGTAGGCTGGCCGGTGATACGGACGGTCCTGAGGAACCTGGCCCGGGGCCAATTCTTCGACGAAACCTTTTTGATGACCGTGGCTACCGCCGGGGCCATTGCCATCCACCAGTTGCCCGAAGCGGTGGGGGTCATGCTTTTCTACGCCGTAGGTGAATATTTCCAGGAACGGGCCGTCAATCGTTCCCGCTGTTCTATCGCCGCCCTGCTGGATATCCGGCCGCAATACGCCAACCTGAAACTGAACGGGGAAACCAAACGGGTACGGCCGGAAGAGGTGGAGGTAGGACAGGCTATTGTCATCAAGCCGGGCGAAAGAGTGCCCCTGGACGGCGAGGTGGTGGACGGCGTTTCCTTTGTCGACACTTCGGCCCTGACAGGGGAAGCTGTCCCCCGCAAGGTGGAAAAGGGTGAGCCAATCCTGGCCGGGATGATCAACGGTCATGGTCTTTTAACGGTCAGGGTGACCAGGCCCTTCGAGGAATCCTCGGTGGCCCGCATCCTGGAGCTGGTGGAAAACGCTGCGACACGTAAAGCCCCGACGGAGCAATTCATCACCGCCTTTTCCCGTTACTACACCCCGGCGGTAGTTCTGGGAGCCCTGGCCCTGGCCGTAATCCCTCCCCTGGTCCTGCCTGAGGCCGCTTTTTCAACGTGGATCTACCGCGCCCTGGTGCTGCTGGTTATCTCCTGCCCCTGTGCCCTGGTGGTTTCAATTCCCTTGGGGTACTTCGGTGGTATTGGCAGCGCTTCCCGCCGGGGCATCCTGGTCAAGGGTGCCAGTTTCCTGGACGCCCTTCCGGCTTTGCATACCGTCGTTTTTGATAAAACGGGAACCCTGACCAGGGGCGTCTTCCGGGTCAGCCGGGTAGTTCCTTACAACGGCTTTACGCCAGAGGAACTCCTGTACACAGCCGCCGCTGCCGAACTCTATTCCAATCATCCCATTGCCCAATCCATCCGGGAGGCCTGGGGCAGCGAGATCTCTCCCGACCAGGTAAAAGACTACCATGAAATCCCCGGCCACGGCATCAGGGCCGTGGTCAAGGGGAGACAGGTCCTGGCTGGGAACGACCGCCTGCTACACCGGGAAGGGATTGTCCATGAGGTGTGCAGCGTGGAAGGAACCGGCGTTCACGTCGTCATTGACGGGACCTTTGCCGGCTACATCGTCATTGCCGACGAGGTGAAGCCCGATGCCGGTGAGGCCGTTGCCCGGCTCAAGGAATTAGGGGTAAAGAGAATAGTGATGCTTACCGGCGATGAGGAGGCCGTGGCCCGCCGGGTTGCCAGGGACCTGGGTATAGACGCTTACTTTGCGGAATTGTTACCGGAGGATAAAGTGGCAAAGGTGGAAGAGCTGGAGGCCAGCCTCCCCGACCGCCGCCGGCAGAAGCTGGCTTTTGTGGGTGACGGTATCAACGATGCCCCGGTTATTACCCGGGCCGACGTGGGAGTGGCCATGGGCGGCCTGGGGAGCGATGCCGCCATTGAAGCTGCCGACGTGGTTCTCATGGAGGACGCACCCTCCAGGCTGGCCGACGCTATCGAGATCGCCAGGTATACCGGCCTTATCGTCAGGCAGAACGTGGTCCTGGCCCTGAGTATCAAGGCCTTCTTCCTGATCCTGGGGGTCTTGGGCGTGGCGACAATCTGGGAAGCCGTGTTCGCCGATGTAGGCGTGGCCCTGGCAGCCATCTTCAACGCCAGCAGGACCCTGCGCTATCGACCCTCAACATTATAA
- a CDS encoding ArsR/SmtB family transcription factor, translating into MAERIYSMKAEFFKALAHPTRVKILEQLRQGEKCVCEFIEDLDLEQPNISQHLAVLRKQDIVVSRKEGLKVLYRVKHPEIFQVLDLVGTILTQEIASTMAELQKNSH; encoded by the coding sequence TTGGCTGAAAGGATATATAGTATGAAAGCGGAGTTTTTTAAAGCCCTGGCCCACCCGACCAGGGTGAAGATCCTGGAGCAACTCCGCCAGGGGGAAAAGTGCGTCTGCGAGTTTATAGAGGACCTGGACCTGGAGCAACCCAATATTTCCCAACATCTGGCCGTTTTGCGCAAGCAGGACATCGTCGTCTCCCGCAAAGAGGGGTTAAAGGTCCTTTACCGGGTGAAGCATCCGGAGATCTTCCAGGTACTGGACCTGGTGGGGACTATCCTTACCCAGGAAATAGCTTCGACCATGGCGGAGTTGCAGAAGAATAGCCATTAA
- a CDS encoding siroheme decarboxylase subunit beta, which produces MPRQLSEVEKNIVRIFQGDLPLEPYPFRRAARELGLKEEELLARLKALQREGIMRRFGAALRHRKAGLVANAMIVWQVPEAEVAAAGRKLASFREVTHCYQRQTRPEWPYNLYAVVHGYNRQQCEVLARRLANAIGHYNYRLLYSTAELKKESMRYFVED; this is translated from the coding sequence ATGCCGCGCCAGCTCTCTGAAGTGGAAAAAAATATTGTCCGCATCTTCCAGGGAGACCTGCCCCTGGAGCCCTACCCCTTCCGCCGGGCGGCCCGGGAGCTGGGCCTTAAGGAGGAAGAACTGCTGGCCCGCCTGAAGGCCCTCCAGCGGGAAGGTATCATGCGCCGTTTCGGCGCCGCCCTGCGCCACCGTAAAGCAGGCCTGGTGGCCAATGCCATGATCGTCTGGCAGGTGCCGGAGGCCGAGGTTGCCGCTGCCGGTCGGAAACTGGCCTCTTTCCGGGAGGTCACCCATTGTTACCAGCGGCAAACCCGGCCGGAGTGGCCTTACAATCTCTATGCCGTGGTCCATGGCTACAACCGCCAGCAGTGTGAGGTGCTGGCCCGGCGGCTGGCGAACGCCATCGGCCACTACAACTACCGGCTCCTTTACAGTACCGCCGAACTAAAAAAAGAGAGTATGCGCTATTTTGTAGAAGACTGA
- the resB gene encoding cytochrome c biogenesis protein ResB, with amino-acid sequence MPSTNLSGIIRKVWQGLISMRLALVLLLVMAGVAVLETIIPQGNPPAFYQYAYGPWRAGIIRFFQLDKVYRSWIFLGLTFLLTASLLACVVNRWNPLWRQVTTFHYRCREDDYTGAPAGASGFSTRSAGETVASLVAGCRRRHYRVFTSEEEGRFYLYADRGRFGVLGSLLTHLSVVLIVAGGLYSGLAGYRGYVNIPAGATVPIPRAGFAVRLDDFRIDYYSDGLTPRQYYSTLTVIEGGREVEGRVIAVNAPLTYKGVTLYQASYGWVIDGVLVNRGQTTRFALPDRQTISLAGDLRLKPIFYPDYTVDPAGHPGSKSPRPVNPRVGYILMQGTRVANYSVTRLGEPVSLGDGLEVTFTGYRQYTGLKIAHDPGIPVVYTGAALLLLGLFLVFYMRRRQIWALAIPADGGCHVSLAGAAPRSQARLETDIKELLAEATGR; translated from the coding sequence ATGCCGTCAACCAACCTGTCTGGTATCATCCGGAAAGTCTGGCAGGGCCTGATCTCTATGCGCCTGGCCCTCGTGCTCCTGCTGGTTATGGCCGGGGTCGCGGTCCTGGAGACCATTATCCCCCAGGGGAATCCCCCGGCCTTCTACCAGTATGCCTATGGGCCGTGGCGTGCCGGGATTATCCGCTTCTTCCAGCTGGATAAGGTCTACCGGTCCTGGATATTTTTGGGTCTGACCTTTCTCCTGACGGCCAGCCTCCTGGCCTGCGTCGTGAACCGGTGGAACCCCTTGTGGCGCCAGGTTACTACCTTTCATTATCGTTGCCGGGAAGATGATTATACCGGCGCACCCGCCGGTGCCAGTGGCTTTTCTACCCGGAGCGCCGGGGAAACGGTAGCCTCCCTGGTGGCCGGCTGCCGGCGGCGGCACTACCGGGTCTTTACCTCGGAGGAGGAAGGCAGGTTTTATCTATACGCCGACCGGGGCCGTTTCGGGGTCCTGGGTTCTTTGCTTACCCACCTCAGCGTGGTGCTTATTGTTGCCGGCGGCCTCTACAGCGGCCTGGCGGGGTATCGAGGTTATGTAAACATCCCCGCCGGTGCTACGGTGCCAATACCCCGGGCCGGTTTTGCCGTCCGCCTGGATGATTTTCGGATTGATTATTACAGTGACGGTTTAACCCCCAGGCAGTATTATAGCACCCTAACAGTCATCGAGGGCGGGCGGGAGGTCGAGGGCCGGGTTATTGCCGTCAATGCACCCCTGACCTATAAGGGAGTCACCCTTTACCAGGCCAGCTACGGCTGGGTCATAGATGGGGTACTTGTAAACCGGGGACAAACGACCAGGTTCGCGCTCCCGGACCGGCAGACCATAAGCCTGGCGGGAGACCTGCGCTTGAAACCTATCTTTTACCCCGACTACACCGTCGACCCTGCCGGCCACCCCGGCAGTAAGAGCCCCCGGCCCGTTAACCCCCGGGTGGGCTATATTCTGATGCAGGGTACCAGGGTGGCTAATTATAGTGTGACCAGACTGGGCGAACCGGTGTCCCTCGGGGACGGCCTTGAGGTTACCTTTACCGGCTACCGCCAGTATACGGGTTTAAAAATTGCCCATGACCCGGGCATTCCCGTTGTTTATACCGGAGCAGCCCTGCTGTTGCTGGGACTTTTCCTAGTGTTTTACATGCGGAGGCGGCAGATATGGGCCCTGGCTATCCCCGCCGATGGCGGTTGTCATGTTTCGCTCGCCGGGGCCGCTCCCCGCTCACAGGCACGCCTGGAAACAGATATCAAGGAGTTGCTGGCGGAAGCAACCGGCCGGTAA
- a CDS encoding permease has protein sequence MLKALADYIVYRLFNLAHGTRLAEALNFFIYDSVKIFIMLAVIIFIVSVIRSFFPPERTRAILSRRHEYVGNILASLLGIVTPFCSCSAVPVFIGFVESGVPLGVTFSFLISSPMVNEVALVMLWGMFGWKIALIYIASGLAVAIAGGLVIGRLHLEREVEDYVYEIKLGETATLATLTWQDRVNYARGYVKEILKRVWLFVLIGIGIGGFIHGYAPETLLLRYAGPGNLLAVPVAVAIGVPLYSNAAGTIPIVQALMEKGMSLGTVLAFMMSVTALSLPEMIILRKVLKRRLIAIFIGIITVAIMLVGYLFNIILG, from the coding sequence ATGCTCAAGGCCCTGGCGGATTATATTGTCTACCGCCTTTTCAATCTGGCCCACGGCACCAGGCTGGCCGAGGCCCTGAATTTCTTTATCTACGATTCGGTCAAAATCTTTATCATGCTGGCCGTGATTATCTTTATCGTGTCCGTTATCCGCAGCTTTTTCCCGCCGGAAAGGACGCGGGCCATCTTGAGCCGCAGGCATGAGTATGTGGGTAACATCCTGGCTTCCCTTCTGGGGATCGTCACCCCCTTTTGTTCCTGTTCAGCAGTGCCGGTCTTCATCGGCTTCGTGGAATCCGGGGTACCCCTGGGGGTTACCTTCTCCTTTTTGATCTCGTCACCCATGGTAAACGAGGTGGCCCTGGTCATGCTGTGGGGGATGTTTGGCTGGAAGATAGCCCTTATCTATATTGCCAGCGGCCTGGCGGTGGCCATAGCCGGGGGCCTGGTCATCGGCCGCCTGCACCTGGAACGCGAGGTTGAAGATTATGTCTACGAAATTAAGCTGGGGGAAACGGCGACTTTAGCCACCTTAACCTGGCAGGACCGGGTCAACTATGCCCGGGGGTACGTGAAAGAGATCCTGAAGCGGGTCTGGCTTTTTGTCCTCATCGGCATTGGCATCGGTGGCTTTATCCACGGTTACGCGCCGGAAACGCTGCTGCTGCGCTATGCCGGCCCCGGTAACCTCCTGGCCGTACCGGTGGCCGTGGCCATAGGGGTGCCTTTATATTCCAACGCCGCCGGCACCATCCCCATTGTCCAGGCCCTGATGGAAAAGGGTATGTCCCTGGGAACAGTCCTGGCCTTCATGATGTCCGTTACCGCCCTGTCCCTGCCGGAGATGATAATCCTGCGCAAGGTTTTAAAACGGCGGCTGATTGCTATTTTTATCGGGATTATAACAGTAGCTATCATGCTGGTAGGTTATTTGTTTAATATTATCCTGGGATAA